A genomic region of Apteryx mantelli isolate bAptMan1 chromosome 12, bAptMan1.hap1, whole genome shotgun sequence contains the following coding sequences:
- the ARF4 gene encoding ADP-ribosylation factor 4 isoform X2, giving the protein MPSLIVSSYICDKRTMFNVGLDAAGKTTILYKLKLGEIVTTIPTIGFNVETVEYKNICFTVWDVGGQDKIRPLWRHYFQNTQGLIFVVDSNDRERIQEAAEELQKMLQEDELRDAVLLLFANKQDLPNAMAISEMTDKLGLQSLRNRTWYVQATCATQGTGLYEGLDWLSNELSKR; this is encoded by the exons TTGGTTTGGATGCTGCTGGTAAGACAACTATACTTTATAAACTGAAACTAGGAGAAATTGTCACCACAATTCCCACTATTG GTTTTAATGTGGAAACAGTAGaatataaaaacatttgtttcacAGTTTGGGATGTTGGTGGTCAAGATAAAATTAGACCTCTTTGGAGGCATTATTTCCAAAACACACAG GGCCTCATTTTTGTGGTAGATAGCAATGACAGAGAGAGAAtccaggaagctgcagaagagctgcagaaaaTG CTTCAGGAGGATGAGCTGCGGGatgcagtgctgcttctgttTGCGAACAAACAAGATCTGCCAAATGCCATGGCAATCAGTGAAATGACAGATAAACTAGGTCTTCAGTCTCTGCGTAACAGAACT TGGTATGTCCAAGCTACCTGCGCTACGCAAGGAACTGGTCTGTATGAGGGACTTGACTGGCTGTCAAACGAACTCTCAAAACGCTAA